Proteins from a single region of Gossypium arboreum isolate Shixiya-1 chromosome 1, ASM2569848v2, whole genome shotgun sequence:
- the LOC108481316 gene encoding COBRA-like protein 6 produces the protein MTQFYFSVQRSVDMVFSLVSFFIFISVSPSYGYDPLDPHGNITIKWDLLQSNPDTSDVRVSIFNFQLYRHIERPGWQLGWEWQGDEAIMSMLGAEATEQGNCSRFKGGENLPHCCEKKPMIIDLLPEASFNMKTSNCCKGGVLSSMVQDPSNYAAIFVMKIGAVNSSDQFKMPGNFRFGVSGYTCGQPVRVPPSRYSSDSGRRWTQALGTWNITCMYSQFMASSSPKCCVSLSAFYNTTIVPCPKCSCSCHASKCVKFGETPPVLQEMRDSNQQLSTLIRCSSHMCPIRIHWHIKQSYKQYWRVKVTLNNRNILKNYSQWNLEAVHPNLKNLTQVFSFNYEPLNPYGHINDSGMFWGIRYYNDMLLQEGENGYVQTEMLMRKGEDFPSFRQGWGFPTRVLFNGDECVMPLPDQYPTLPNTGGNGPIFSLSLIVLSLLVLTIVSF, from the exons ATGACCCAGTTTTACTTTAGTGTTCAAAGATCAGTAGATATGGTATTCAGTTTGGTCTCCTTCTTTATTTTCATATCAGTTTCACCTTCAT ATGGATATGATCCTTTGGATCCTCATGGCAACATAACTATTAAATGGGATCTTTTGCAATCTAATCCTGATACAAGTGAT GTGAGGGTATCAATATTTAACTTCCAATTATACCGCCATATAGAGCGGCCGGGGTGGCAGCTTGGTTGGGAATGGCAAGGTGACGAGGCGATTATGAGCATGCTCGGTGCCGAGGCAACCGAGCAAGGCAATTGTTCGAGGTTCAAAGGAGGCGAAAACCTCCCTCATTGTTGTGAAAAGAAACCAATGATTATTGATCTATTACCAGAAGCCTCATTCAACATGAAAACAAGTAATTGTTGCAAGGGGGGTGTATTGTCTTCAATGGTTCAAGACCCTAGTAACTATGCTGCAATTTTTGTGATGAAAATTGGGGCTGTCAATAGTTCAGATCAGTTCAAAATGCCAGGAAATTTTAGGTTCGGGGTTTCGGGGTATACTTGTGGGCAACCGGTTCGGGTTCCACCGAGTCGGTATAGTTCGGATAGTGGCCGTAGGTGGACTCAGGCTCTCG GAACATGGAATATTACATGTATGTACTCCCAATTCATGGCATCAAGTTCACCAAAATGCTGTGTTTCCTTATCAGCATTCTACAACACAACCATTGTCCCTTGCCCTAAATGCAGCTGCAGTTGCCATGCATCCAAATGTGTCAA GTTCGGGGAAACACCACCGGTATTGCAAGAAATGAGAGATTCGAATCAACAGTTATCGACACTAATAAGATGTTCGTCACATATGTGTCCAATACGAATACATTGGCATATAAAACAAAGTTACAAACAGTATTGGAGGGTGAAAGTAACTTTGAATAATAGGAATATATTGAAGAATTACAGTCAATGGAATTTGGAGGCAGTACACCCAAATTTGAAAAACTTGACACAAGTTTTCAGCTTCAATTATGAGCCACTTAATCCATATGGGCATATCA ATGATTCGGGGATGTTTTGGGGGATTCGTTATTACAACGACATGTTGTTGCAGGAAGGTGAAAACGGGTACGTGCAAACCGAGATGTTGATGCGTAAAGGCGAAGATTTTCCGAGTTTCAGACAAGGATGGGGTTTTCCGACAAGGGTTTTGTTTAATGGTGATGAATGTGTTATGCCTCTTCCAGATCAGTACCCCACGTTGCCTAACACTGGTGGAAATGGTCCTATATTTAGCCTTTCTTTGATCGTTCTCTCTTTATTAGTGCTAACAATTGTTAGCTTctaa
- the LOC108483393 gene encoding transmembrane 9 superfamily member 1-like gives MMIHINNRKKKLKKLSPKNLQEIQRENLKKKQRERTQSRSISNRRRDHSDPINRPTIAMSSAVFSAVRSFSVFVFVLLFLSHAFASESYHKYQPDDPITLWVNKVGPYNNPQETYNYYSLPFCQPGTNPAHKWGGLGEVLGGNELIDSQIDMKFQKNVDRGTICQLELDEAKVRQFKDAIENSYWFEFFVDDLPLWGFVGELHPDRNSENGKHVLYTHKNIVIKYNKDQIIHVNLTQESPKQLEAGRTLDMTYSVKWLPTNVTFARRFDIYLDYPFFEHQIHWFSVFNSFMMVIFLTGLVSMILMRTLRNDYAKYAREDDDLETLERDVSEECGWKLVHGDVFRPPSNLALLSAVVGTGAQLALLVLLVILLAIVGTLYVGRGAIVTTFILCYAFTSFISGYVSGGMYSRNGGKNWIKSMILTASLFPFLCFGIGFLLNTVAIFYGSLAAIPFGTMVVVFVIWAFISFPLALLGTVVGRNWSGAPNNPCRVKTIPRPIPEKKWYLTPSVVSMMGGLLPFGSIFIEMYFVFTSFWNYKVYYVYGFMLLVFLILIIVTICVTIVGTYFLLNAENYHWQWTSFFSAASTAIYVYLYSVYYYSVKTKMSGFFQTSFYFGYTLMFCLGLGILCGAIGFLGSNLFVRRIYRNIKCD, from the exons ATGATGATTCATATAAATAATAGGAAGAAAAAACTGAAAAAACTCTCTCCCAAAAATCTACAAGAAATTCAAAgggagaatttaaaaaaaaagcaaAGGGAGAGAACTCAGTCACGTAGCATTTCGAATCGGCGTCGGGACCATTCAGATCCGATCAACCGTCCGACGATCGCAATGTCGTCCGCCGTCTTCTCCGCCGTCCGATCTTTCTCTGTTTTCGTCTTCGTTTTACTCTTCCTCTCCCACGCTTTCGCTTCCGAGTCATATCACAAG TATCAACCCGATGATCCAATTACTCTATGGGTGAATAAAGTTGGTCCGTACAATAATCCACAAGAAACATATAACTATTACAGCCTTCCGTTTTGTCAACCGGGTACTAATCCTGCTCACAAATGGGGTGGTCTTGGTGAGGTCCTTGGTGGAAATGAACTGATTGATAGCCAAATTGATATGAAGTTTCAAA AGAATGTGGACAGAGGAACCATTTGTCAATTGGAACTTGATGAAGCAAAGGTCAGACAGTTCAAGGATGCAATTGAGAACAGCTACTGGTTTGAATTCTTTGTGG ATGATCTGCCTTTATGGG GCTTTGTTGGCGAGCTGCATCCTGATAGGAACAGTGAAAATGGCAAGCATGTCCTCTACACACATAAGAATATTGTTATTAAATACAATAAGGATCAG ATTATTCATGTCAATCTCACTCAGGAGAGTCCAAAACAACTGGAAGCAGGGAGAACCCTGGACATGACATATTCTGTTAAATGGCTTCCAACTAATGTGACTTTTGCTCGTCGCTTTGATATTTACTTAGACTATCCTTTCTTTGAGCACCAA ATCCATTGGTTCTCTGTTTTCAATTCATTCATGATGGTTATCTTTCTCACTGGTTTGGTGTCAATGATCTTGATGCGAACTTTGAGAAATGACTATGCGAAGTATGCTCGGGAAGATGATGATCTGGAAACTTTG GAAAGGGATGTGAGTGAAGAGTGTGGTTGGAAACTGGTCCATGGTGATGTTTTTAGGCCTCCTAGCAATTTGGCTTTGCTTTCTGCTGTTGTTGGTACAGGTGCTCAGCTAGCGTTGCTTGTTCTCCTTGTCATCTTATTGGCAATTGTGGGAACTTTGTATGTTGG GAGAGGAGCAATTGTCACTACCTTTATACTGTGTTATGCTTTTACATCATTCATTTCTGGTTATGTGAGTGGTGGAATGTACTCACGAAATGGGG GTAAAAATTGGATAAAGTCAATGATCCTGACAGCATCTCTGTTTCCATTTTTGTGCTTTGGGATTGGATTCCTCCTCAACACAGTTGCTATATTTTATGGATCTCTAGCAGCTATTCCTTTCGGTACAATGGTGGTTGTTTTTGTAATTTGGGCTTTCATTTCCTTCCCCTTGGCTCTTCTTGGTACAGTTGTTGGAAGAAACTGGAGTGGTGCTCCAAATAATCCGTGCCGTGTAAAGACCATTCCTCGCCCAATTCCAGAGAAGAAATGGTATCTTACACCTTCTGTGGTCTCTATGATGGGAGGACTTCTTCCATTTGGGAGCATATTCATTGAAATGTATTTTGTCTTCACATCCTTCTGGAATTACAAG GTTTATTACGTCTATGGTTTTATGCTGCTGGTCTTCCTGATTCTCATCATTGTAACCATTTGCGTTACGATCGTGGGGACATATTTCTTGCTAAATGCTGAGAACTATCACTGGCAGTGGACATCATTCTTCTCTGCTGCCTCAACAGCTATTTACGTGTATTTGTACTCCGTGTACTACTACTCCGTGAAAACCAAGATGTCAGGCTTCTTCCAGACCAGCTTCTACTTCGGATACACTTTGATGTTTTGTCTTGGTTTGGGAATCCTCTGTG GAGCCATTGGTTTTCTCGGTTCGAACTTGTTCGTAAGGAGGATCTACAGAAACATCAAGTGTGATTAA
- the LOC108481317 gene encoding uncharacterized protein LOC108481317, translating to MGDHSHSRHRRRHDHEDEHDQDRDEDHNHDRHRSNTSGIIGLSCKAYKSIVNKWCSDRNSPKEEEGKIKDHDDSSKKGNKKEQEDKSKKGEKHSKREKQNRLSADESMFSRQFSFLSKSSSRRSHTPTPVPTYLSKSSIRTSNSPSRFSLSRTFSKKGRDEDETPQKQQQKRSVSVNRASTLSRSLNRKGNSETEKPNLSRSTSQRSTTPIIFSHSIARRKPLPVEKTLECTLEELCHGGLKKINIVKDVISEEGMIVKQEETLTINVKPGWTKGTKVTFEGKGDQKPGYLPADIIFTIQEKRHELFKRTGDDLEIVVEIPLVKALTGCSLSVPLLGGETMSIHVSEVIYPGYEKVIHGQGMPNVKGDKRGDLRITFLVKFPTELSDEQRSETCSILEGCC from the exons ATGGGAGATCACTCTCATTCTCGTCATCGTCGTCGTCATGATCATGAGGACGAGCATGATCAAGATCGAGATGAAGACCACAATCACGATCGTCATCGTTCAAATACGTCTGGCATTATTGGCTTGTCATGCAAAGCATACAAATCTATTGTTAATAAATGGTGTTCTGATAGAAATTCTCCAAAGGAAGAGGAAGGCAAGATCAAAGATCATGATGATTCTTCCAAG aAAGGTAATAAAAAGGAACAAGAAGATAAATCAAAAAAAGGTGAGAAACATtcaaaaagagagaaacaaaataGGCTAAGTGCGGACGAGAGCATGTTTTCTCGTCAGTTTTCGTTTCTTTCGAAGAGTTCGAGTAGGAGGAGCCACACACCTACACCTGTACCGACTTATTTGTCAAAGAGTTCGATCCGGACATCTAATAGCCCTTCGAGATTCTCGCTTTCGAGAACTTTTAGTAAAAAGGGTCGAGACGAAGATGAAACACCACAAAAACAACAACAGAAGAGAAGTGTTAGTGTCAATCGAGCTTCCACTCTTTCGAGAAGTTTGAACCGAAAAGGCAATTCAGAAACCGAAAAACCTAACCTTTCGAGAAGTACAAGCCAAAGGAGCACCACTCCTATTATATTCTCACACTCCATTGCTCGGAGAAAACCTTTGCCAGTCGAAAAAACACTTGAATGCACCTTGGAGGAGCTCTGTCATGGAGGGCTAAAAAAGATCAACATCGTAAAAGATGTCATTTCTGAAGAAGG AATGATAGTCAAGCAAGAGGAGACACTAACAATTAACGTAAAGCCGGGATGGACCAAAGGGACGAAGGTTACCTTCGAAGGCAAGGGCGATCAGAAACCGGGTTACCTTCCGGCCGACATCATCTTCACGATTCAAGAGAAGAGGCACGAGCTATTCAAGCGAACCGGCGACGATCTGGAGATAGTCGTCGAGATCCCGTTGGTTAAGGCCTTGACGGGCTGTTCCTTGTCCGTTCCGTTGCTCGGAGGTGAAACGATGAGCATACACGTCAGTGAGGTCATATATCCGGGATACGAAAAAGTGATTCATGGCCAAGGGATGCCTAACGTTAAAGGAGACAAACGAGGTGACTTGAGGATTACGTTTCTCGTTAAGTTTCCGACGGAACTCTCCGACGAACAGAGATCGGAGACGTGTAGTATATTGGAAGGTTGTTGTTGA